A genomic stretch from Arachis stenosperma cultivar V10309 chromosome 3, arast.V10309.gnm1.PFL2, whole genome shotgun sequence includes:
- the LOC130969881 gene encoding uncharacterized protein LOC130969881: protein MIWLVLFQYHLGRGHIGASMKAKLYDLLEHRASECRYFVIPVWRGSGYTTMFVQVQMPHILFTGLEDYKARGTQAAPYFTVTFYKEFAETKDLVLILVLKLTDSEAEWLIETVQSFYLNDARYKLVEKFNKETHDFEFKDVLQALNMPIL from the exons ATGATTTGGCTTGTTTTATTTCAGTATCACTTGGGAAGAGGTCATATTGGAGCATCCATGAAAGCAAAACTTTATGACCTGCTGGAGCATAGAGCTTCAGAATg TCGATATTTTGTCATTCCTGTTTGGAGAGGAAGTGGTTATACGACAATGTTTGTTCAAG TGCAGATGCCACACATTCTTTTTACGGGTCTTGAAGATTACAAGGCCAGGGGAACACAAGCAGCCCCCTACTTTACTGTGACCTTTTACAAAGAATTTGCTGAGACGAAGGACTTGGTGCTTATCTTGGTGCTTAAGCTGACTGACTCTGAGGCGGAATGGCTAATAGAAACTGTTCAGTCTTTCTATTTGAATGATGCAAGGTACAAACTGGTTGAGAAGTTCAACAAAGAAACACATGATTTTGAGTTTAAGGATGTCTTGCAAGCGTTGAACATGCCGATTCTGTGA
- the LOC130967016 gene encoding peroxidase 19, which produces MSVPKYSTACCFFSSQFTCLFVFFIIVAGTTTPCLAKIITNNTTRRHRQVSVDYYARTCPNVEQLVGSVTNQQFKESPVSGPATINLFFHDCFVEGCDGSILIASKQGSKELAEKDADVNRELRVEGFETVMKAKEAVERKCPGVVSCADILAIAARDYVHLVGGPYYQVKKGRWDGRISMASRVEPNIPHANYTVDQLIKLFNSKGLTIQDMVALSGAHSIGFAHCKHFVKRLYNYKGNGQPDPNVDPKLLNALRMYCPNYGGNLDIVAPFDATTPFVFDQAYYGNLQKKMGLLASDQALVLDPRTKPLVQEFANDKNKFFQAFAAAMDRLSLVGVKRGKKHGEKRRDCSMHA; this is translated from the exons ATGTCTGTCCCTAAATATTCTACTGCTTGTTGCTTCTTCTCATCTCAATTCActtgtttgtttgttttcttcatCATTGTAGCTGGAACTACTACACCATGCTTAGCCAAAATTATTACCAACAACACCACCCGCCGCCATCGTCAGGTCTCAGTTGATTACTATGCAAGAACTTGTCCCAATGTAGAACAGCTTGTAGGGTCAGTCACCAACCAACAATTCAAAGAATCACCTGTTTCTGGACCTGCCACCATTAACCTCTTCTTCCATGATTGTTTTGTAGAA GGGTGTGATGGATCTATTCTAATAGCATCAAAGCAAGGAAGCAAAGAATTGGCAGAGAAAGATGCAGACGTTAATAGAGAATTGAGAGTGGAAGGTTTTGAGACCGTGATGAAGGCTAAGGAAGCAGTGGAGAGAAAGTGTCCTGGTGTAGTTTCATGTGCAGACATTCTTGCAATTGCTGCAAGAGATTATGTGCACTTG GTAGGGGGACCATACTACCAAGTGAAGAAGGGAAGATGGGATGGGAGGATATCAATGGCATCAAGGGTGGAACCCAACATCCCTCATGCAAACTACACCGTTGATCAGCTCATCAAGCTCTTCAACTCAAAAGGCTTAACCATACAAGACATGGTTGCTCTCTCTGGTGCCCACTCAATAGGTTTTGCACACTGCAAGCACTTTGTGAAAAGGCTATACAATTACAAGGGCAACGGTCAACCAGACCCAAACGTTGACCCCAAACTCCTCAATGCACTGAGAATGTATTGCCCTAACTATGGTGGAAACTTGGACATTGTTGCCCCATTTGATGCAACTACACCATTTGTATTTGACCAAGCATATTATGGTAACTTGCAGAAGAAGATGGGGTTGTTAGCTTCCGACCAGGCTTTGGTTTTGGACCCAAGAACCAAGCCTTTGGTTCAAGAGTTTGCAAATGATAAGAACAAGTTTTTTCAAGCTTTTGCAGCAGCCATGGATAGACTGAGTTTGGTGGGAGTGAAGAGAGGGAAAAAGCAtggagagaagagaagagactGCAGCATGCATGCATGA